In the Terriglobales bacterium genome, CACAAGTACCGCATGATGGCGGCGCTTGGTGTAAAAAGCAACGCCGAGCTACTCAAGTATGCCATCAGGCAGCACATGATCCCCGAGTAGCCGTCCTTGTACCAGAAAGGAATCCAGCAAGGCGATCCCGCCCAGAAAATGAAGGCGGCCAGTAATTACGCGATTATCCAAAAGCTGCCGCGCACGTTGGCGGAGAAATCACTCGGAATGTGGTTCGGAGACCAATGTCCCCATTGCCGGGCCGAAAAGTTTTGCCTGGAATACCCGCAGCAGAACCAGCACCGCCAGCGTCATCACTATGTTGAAGACCAACTGTGCCCATGCGACCGCCATCCCGGGATCGCTGGCAAACTCCGTCACCTTCACCGCGAATCGCCCTAGGAACGGCAGGAACAGCACTACCCCAAACGTGTTGAAGCAGAGATTCGCTACCGCCACACGTCGCGCGGTCTTCTGCATTTTAATGCTGGCTACCAGTGCGGTCGCCGTCGTCCCAATGTTTGCCCCAATCACAATGGGAATCGCCGCTGTTCCTGCCAGGAGGTTCTGCTGCACCAGCAGAATGCAGAGACCCGTCGTTATGCTGCTCGACTGAACCAATGCCGTTACCAGCATTCCCGCCAGCGCTCCCATCAGCGGTGTGCTCGATCGGCTAAGCACTTCCGCAAAAAGTGGATTCTGTGCCAACGGTTTTAGCGTAAAACTCACAACGTCAAGGCTGAAGAAAATGAACCCAAAATAGAAAGCGGCTTTCCCTAGCATCTTGAACCGAGTCGGAAGCGCGCTCAGAAGCGCGCCAAGAACGATGAAGAACGGTCCAATCGACGTCAGCTTCAGCGAGACCAGCCAGGCGGTCGACGTCGTTCCAATGTTCGCTCCCAGCAGAACGCCCAGGCTCGACCGAAACGACATAGTCCCCGCATCGACCAGCGCCACCGTCAGCGCCGTGGTCGCGCTGCTGGATTGA is a window encoding:
- a CDS encoding Na/Pi symporter encodes the protein MSNFRILLAAVSAIVLFLYGLEAFSREIQTVGGVTLQKWLGRLTESRWRGVVLGALATAIVQSSSATTALTVALVDAGTMSFRSSLGVLLGANIGTTSTAWLVSLKLTSIGPFFIVLGALLSALPTRFKMLGKAAFYFGFIFFSLDVVSFTLKPLAQNPLFAEVLSRSSTPLMGALAGMLVTALVQSSSITTGLCILLVQQNLLAGTAAIPIVIGANIGTTATALVASIKMQKTARRVAVANLCFNTFGVVLFLPFLGRFAVKVTEFASDPGMAVAWAQLVFNIVMTLAVLVLLRVFQAKLFGPAMGTLVSEPHSE